Proteins encoded within one genomic window of Rhododendron vialii isolate Sample 1 chromosome 1a, ASM3025357v1:
- the LOC131331499 gene encoding E3 ubiquitin-protein ligase RZFP34-like: MFEHPSSSHGFTKNESAMELESGNFGCIHYQRKCKIRAPCCDEIFDCRHCHNEAKNTLDIDPVRRHDIPLHEIKMVICSQCGTEQESPKEFIF; the protein is encoded by the exons ATGTTTGAGCATCCATCATCCTCTCATGGGTTCACCAAAAATGAGTCTGCAATGGAGCTTGAATCCGGAAATTTCGG GTGCATTCATTACCAGAGGAAATGCAAAATCAGGGCACCCTGTTGTGATGAGATTTTTGATTGCAGGCATTGCCATAATGAAGCAAAG AACACATTGGACATTGATCCCGTTCGTAGGCATGACATTCCGCTACATGAAATTAAAATG GTCATATGCTCCCAATGTGGCACTGAACAAGAGTCTCCAAAAGAATTTATATTTTAG